Proteins co-encoded in one Chitinophagales bacterium genomic window:
- the nrfD gene encoding NrfD/PsrC family molybdoenzyme membrane anchor subunit — protein MKYGFVIDNRKCIGCHACTVACKSEHDVPIGVNRTWVKQVEKGTFPDSRRLFSVMRCNHCTDAPCVEICPVEALYIRPDGIVDFDNDRCIGCKSCMQACPYDVLYIDPNTHTAAKCNYCAHRVDVGLEPACVNVCPEHAIISGDMEDPTTEIAQLLSREAVTVRKPEKGTKPNVFYIDGDLSSLNASATQKSDDYMWNSQTGGVGHYARYAAEKIMDGKSLVEMAAELSGETITPKPAIDVAATQPKKRTIEAVMENAKRVYDAPKKGILWGWEVSTYVWTKAIAAGTFLVTFLAVAFGIAPVEAMTEWAAVGISLLFLAATTVLLVMDLDQPKRFLYVMLRPQWRSWLVKGGYALAIYGGLLTFWLGAKFLQMDALVTAFWWIGAVFGVITAIYTAFLFAQSKGRDFWQSPVLPMHMLIHSFMAGAAILLVLAAAMGGNTEWIAYLKMVLIASTITNLVILWAEITVPHPTDDAKTVVKMITSGMYKNQFWGGTLILGNVIPLVLAFVGGTSIPILAVAGLTALVGIYITEKIWVEAPQQIELN, from the coding sequence ATGAAATACGGATTCGTAATAGACAATCGCAAATGTATAGGCTGTCACGCATGTACAGTAGCCTGCAAATCAGAACACGATGTGCCAATAGGTGTAAACCGAACTTGGGTCAAACAAGTCGAAAAAGGAACTTTTCCCGATTCTCGACGACTTTTTTCGGTCATGCGCTGCAACCATTGCACCGATGCGCCCTGTGTAGAAATCTGCCCTGTTGAGGCGCTCTATATTCGACCTGACGGAATTGTGGATTTTGACAATGACCGTTGCATTGGCTGCAAATCTTGTATGCAAGCCTGTCCCTATGATGTTCTCTACATTGACCCCAACACCCATACGGCTGCAAAATGTAATTACTGCGCCCATAGAGTTGATGTGGGTTTGGAGCCAGCATGTGTGAATGTCTGCCCGGAACATGCCATCATTTCAGGTGATATGGAAGACCCAACAACCGAAATCGCTCAATTGCTTTCGAGAGAAGCTGTCACTGTCCGCAAACCAGAAAAAGGTACAAAACCCAATGTATTTTACATTGATGGAGACTTGAGTTCTCTCAATGCTTCAGCTACCCAAAAGTCGGACGACTATATGTGGAATTCCCAAACGGGAGGTGTCGGACACTATGCCCGCTATGCTGCCGAAAAAATCATGGACGGCAAAAGTTTGGTCGAAATGGCAGCGGAACTATCAGGTGAAACCATTACTCCCAAACCTGCAATAGATGTTGCAGCAACACAACCTAAGAAAAGAACCATTGAAGCGGTGATGGAAAATGCCAAACGTGTGTATGATGCACCCAAAAAAGGCATCCTTTGGGGATGGGAAGTGTCGACTTATGTGTGGACGAAAGCCATTGCAGCAGGTACATTTTTGGTGACCTTTTTAGCCGTAGCTTTTGGTATTGCGCCTGTTGAAGCCATGACCGAATGGGCGGCTGTTGGTATTAGTCTTTTGTTTTTGGCTGCAACGACCGTTTTGTTGGTAATGGATTTGGACCAACCCAAACGATTTTTGTATGTCATGCTTCGACCTCAATGGCGTTCATGGTTGGTCAAAGGTGGTTATGCCTTGGCGATTTACGGTGGTCTTTTGACGTTTTGGTTGGGCGCAAAATTTTTACAAATGGATGCTTTGGTGACGGCTTTTTGGTGGATAGGTGCTGTGTTTGGAGTGATTACTGCCATTTACACGGCCTTCTTGTTTGCCCAATCCAAAGGACGTGATTTTTGGCAAAGTCCAGTTTTACCGATGCACATGTTGATACATAGTTTTATGGCTGGTGCCGCCATCTTGTTGGTATTAGCGGCTGCAATGGGCGGAAATACAGAATGGATAGCTTATTTGAAAATGGTTTTGATTGCTTCAACTATCACCAATTTGGTGATTTTATGGGCAGAAATTACCGTTCCCCATCCAACGGATGATGCAAAGACAGTTGTAAAAATGATTACTTCTGGAATGTATAAAAATCAATTTTGGGGTGGCACATTGATCCTCGGCAATGTAATTCCTTTGGTGCTTGCTTTTGTGGGAGGTACTTCCATTCCTATTCTTGCGGTTGCAGGATTGACGGCTTTGGTAGGTATTTACATTACCGAAAAAATATGGGTAGAAGCACCGCAGCAGATTGAGTTGAATTGA
- the rhuM gene encoding RhuM family protein, with protein sequence MTIQEQIVIYQSEDGGMELQVTLQEDTVWLTQAQMADLFETTPQNVTMHLKGVFEEGELIEDATCKDFLQVRKEGKRTVKRNQRNYNLDAIIAIGYRVKSKRATQFRIWANQILKDYLVKGYAINEKRLAQKTEQLSELQQIVALQNDIIKRRELNNTEAIGLLKVIGGYSRALDLLDDYDHQRLEMTRESTQTAYQITYSEARAAIDELGRQTNFEGLFGREKDDSFKGSLQNIFQTFGGIDLYPSIEEKAANLLYFVVKNHSFSDGNKRIAAFLFVWFLDVNHLLFDKNGYKKIADETLVALTLMIAESHSEDKDMMVKVVVNLIQ encoded by the coding sequence ATGACTATACAAGAACAAATAGTAATTTATCAATCAGAAGACGGAGGAATGGAATTACAGGTGACTTTACAAGAAGACACAGTTTGGTTGACTCAAGCACAAATGGCAGATTTGTTTGAAACAACTCCGCAAAATGTGACCATGCACTTAAAAGGTGTATTTGAAGAAGGTGAGTTAATAGAAGATGCAACTTGTAAGGATTTCTTACAAGTTCGAAAAGAAGGAAAAAGAACGGTTAAGCGGAATCAGAGGAATTATAATTTGGATGCTATCATTGCAATAGGTTATAGGGTAAAGTCTAAAAGAGCTACTCAATTCCGCATCTGGGCGAATCAAATATTGAAAGACTATCTCGTGAAAGGATATGCTATCAACGAAAAGCGTTTGGCACAAAAAACCGAGCAACTCAGTGAATTGCAGCAAATAGTTGCCCTCCAAAACGACATCATCAAGCGCAGGGAACTCAACAATACGGAAGCGATTGGATTGTTGAAAGTCATTGGAGGTTATTCTCGTGCCTTGGATTTGTTGGACGATTACGACCATCAACGGTTAGAAATGACGAGAGAATCTACTCAAACCGCTTACCAAATCACCTATTCTGAAGCACGGGCAGCGATTGACGAATTGGGCAGACAAACGAACTTTGAAGGTTTGTTTGGGAGAGAAAAAGACGATTCTTTCAAAGGTTCATTGCAGAACATTTTTCAGACATTTGGAGGAATAGACCTTTATCCAAGCATTGAAGAAAAAGCGGCAAATCTACTGTATTTTGTGGTCAAAAATCATTCATTTTCGGATGGCAACAAGCGCATTGCAGCCTTTTTGTTTGTTTGGTTTTTGGATGTAAATCACCTACTTTTCGACAAAAACGGCTACAAAAAAATAGCCGATGAAACCCTTGTAGCCTTGACGCTGATGATTGCAGAAAGCCATTCAGAAGACAAAGACATGATGGTGAAAGTAGTGGTCAATTTGATTCAATAA
- a CDS encoding LemA family protein gives MKKQIKLFSLLIVTLLTLNSCGYNSMVSLDEEVEGQWGNVQNAYQARADLIPNLVSTVKGAANFEKETLEAVVNARARATGVTVDPTNLTPDAIKKFEEAQSGLNSALSRLLATVESYPELKATDAFRDLQSQLEGIENRIRVERNRFNDQVKNYNKYVRSFPNNITAGIFGFSKKGYFESDAGAENAPEVKF, from the coding sequence ATGAAGAAACAAATTAAATTATTCAGTTTGTTGATTGTTACCCTATTAACACTTAATTCCTGTGGCTACAATTCGATGGTCAGCTTGGATGAAGAAGTAGAAGGGCAATGGGGAAATGTACAAAATGCCTATCAAGCACGTGCAGATTTGATTCCCAACTTGGTTTCAACAGTGAAAGGTGCTGCAAATTTTGAGAAAGAAACCTTAGAAGCAGTGGTGAATGCTCGTGCAAGGGCAACAGGTGTAACCGTTGACCCAACGAACCTCACACCCGATGCTATCAAAAAGTTTGAAGAAGCACAATCAGGGCTTAACTCTGCACTTTCTCGCCTATTGGCAACCGTAGAAAGTTACCCCGAACTAAAGGCTACGGATGCTTTTAGAGATTTACAGTCCCAGTTGGAGGGCATTGAAAACAGGATTCGTGTGGAGCGAAATCGCTTCAATGATCAAGTAAAAAACTACAACAAATATGTCCGTTCTTTTCCGAACAACATTACCGCAGGTATCTTTGGCTTTAGCAAAAAAGGCTATTTTGAGTCGGACGCTGGGGCAGAAAATGCGCCAGAGGTGAAGTTTTGA
- a CDS encoding choice-of-anchor L domain-containing protein has product MLQKNSIQFLLLSLLILFYSNPLSAIDNCYEVCDSNGVNSTIVCIESVQTNILTSNHPIASKVSEYQSGKLYVKVKENIRISLEYNGGEVSSREHRLATLIEECSIYRIEKAFKRLPEMQQYYRIYFRQNQEPTVLIEALQKLSFVEFAEQVPLYQKFLTPNDLHPDQWNLKKVEAEGAWDLATGNKDVWVAMVDDAVLTTHEDLAANIWRNDNEIANNGIDDDGNGYVDDVMGWDAGDNDNDPNPPNTGDDSFSHGTHCAGIVSAATDNGLAIAAMGYNVTIIPVKTADDATASLVGAMEGVEYAIAAGAHVISMSWGGGAPSQTDQDVFNLAHNKRITLVAAAGNSDTDSPMYPASYDHIISVGASDSNDRKASFSNFGPTIDVMAPGVQIYSSIAVTESSYDSWDGTSMACPLVSGLAALMLSLDPELHPDTIEACLKRTADNIDNQNPDYIGQLGAGRINARNAMICVPSEPIANFTTDFIETACAGQAITFHNISGGLEPKTYEWQFPGGNPATSMDKNPIVTYPSNGTYQVTLKVSNDLGSDDVTKSIVIAQPTAKMVSNDTTIFAGFPAYLEVAFTGTPPWRFTYTENGTIAGTVSDIYANPYVLEVYPDQETTYGLAMMRDAACNGNVSGNMKVGLEDDTDCYSCPYFLVEEVLTGGGCLIVENVIYRGDARALGYFKRKNNMDIGFTEGIMLLTGDSTNIYGPNNDDGINKGEDLGEGGDSDLANLLPGASTNDINDAAVLEFDFVPTSETLTFNYVFASEEYPEYVCSNFNDVFAFFISGPDIAGQKNIALIPNSNIPVAINSVNRGQAGQNYFPQNCTSLANSQYYVNNPFNSPRSQMDGYTVPLTATATNLIPCQTYHIKLAIADVGDGIFDSAVFLEANSFSAGSEIDVASIGSVNGTRNVLEGCQTGQFVFKRVNFTTLDEPYPIEYTVGGTAISGVDYTGLNGQIIIPPGDTSVTVTIEAINDNLEEPVESITLTIENVQCDCTFVPLSASLLLFDNTNVDAGENQVICEGESVQLSASGGKNHLWSPAEGLSSVNTASPVASPTSSTWYTVIAEDDLGCTVVDSVRVFVEALPYLPDTMVNVVLCFDEVREIQLTDYNKISDYTYTWSPAMGLNNPKIPNPVATISESVTYTLTVRNQQGCETEQIFEFLVDNVGNQIELQDIRLCPDKTTLLDAGEGFSSYEWSNGETTQIIEVSEAGVYSVLAMDTTGCQSSGMAEVLFEEAAEPSIVGELQFVGGGGSTSIGTGFFDDYLWSNGQTTANVLVTEAGVYAVTVTNSVGCTGIAEVMVEEVLVDGYLIPNAFSPNRDGVNDTWGVFGPNIVSLDLYVFNRWGKEIFHAQSTGSDWDGTYNFEDQPIGTYVYYGQLTLLNGEIKTFQGNVTLIR; this is encoded by the coding sequence ATGCTTCAAAAAAATTCTATACAATTTCTGTTGCTTTCGCTACTAATTCTTTTTTACTCCAATCCACTATCTGCCATTGATAACTGTTATGAAGTTTGTGACAGCAATGGCGTGAATTCTACGATTGTTTGTATAGAATCGGTACAAACAAATATTTTGACTTCAAACCACCCAATTGCTTCAAAAGTATCGGAATATCAGTCGGGCAAACTCTATGTCAAAGTCAAAGAAAACATAAGAATCTCATTGGAGTACAACGGGGGAGAGGTAAGCAGCCGAGAACACCGATTGGCCACACTCATTGAAGAATGCAGTATTTACCGCATCGAAAAAGCCTTCAAACGCCTGCCTGAAATGCAACAGTATTACCGCATTTATTTTCGGCAAAATCAAGAGCCAACCGTTCTCATTGAAGCTCTTCAAAAACTCTCTTTTGTAGAATTTGCAGAACAAGTGCCACTGTATCAAAAGTTTTTAACACCCAACGACCTACATCCCGACCAGTGGAATTTGAAGAAAGTAGAGGCTGAAGGTGCATGGGATTTGGCAACAGGCAACAAAGACGTTTGGGTCGCAATGGTCGATGATGCCGTTTTGACCACACACGAAGACTTGGCGGCAAACATCTGGCGCAACGACAACGAAATAGCCAACAATGGCATAGACGATGATGGCAATGGTTATGTGGACGATGTAATGGGCTGGGATGCAGGGGATAACGATAATGACCCCAACCCTCCCAATACAGGTGACGATAGTTTTTCGCATGGAACACACTGTGCAGGAATCGTATCAGCCGCTACCGACAACGGCTTGGCAATCGCTGCAATGGGCTACAATGTGACCATCATTCCCGTCAAAACTGCCGATGATGCCACCGCTTCATTGGTTGGCGCAATGGAAGGCGTAGAATATGCGATTGCAGCAGGGGCGCACGTTATCAGCATGTCTTGGGGAGGAGGTGCGCCTTCCCAAACCGATCAAGATGTTTTCAACCTTGCCCACAATAAACGCATTACCCTCGTAGCCGCAGCAGGAAACAGCGATACCGACAGCCCAATGTATCCCGCCTCTTACGATCACATCATCAGCGTAGGGGCAAGCGACTCCAATGACCGAAAAGCAAGTTTTTCCAACTTTGGGCCAACGATTGATGTCATGGCTCCTGGTGTGCAAATTTACAGCAGCATTGCCGTCACTGAAAGTTCCTATGATTCGTGGGACGGTACTTCAATGGCTTGTCCTTTGGTGTCTGGCTTGGCGGCTTTGATGCTGTCTTTAGACCCCGAATTGCATCCCGATACCATTGAAGCCTGCCTCAAACGAACTGCGGATAATATTGATAATCAGAACCCTGACTATATCGGACAATTGGGCGCAGGACGCATCAACGCTCGAAACGCCATGATTTGTGTGCCGAGCGAACCGATTGCCAATTTCACCACCGATTTTATCGAAACCGCTTGTGCAGGGCAGGCGATTACTTTTCACAACATCAGCGGAGGCTTAGAACCCAAAACGTATGAATGGCAGTTTCCTGGAGGAAATCCCGCTACTTCAATGGATAAAAACCCCATTGTGACCTATCCTTCAAATGGCACGTATCAGGTAACATTGAAGGTAAGCAATGATTTGGGCAGCGATGATGTTACCAAATCCATTGTCATAGCCCAACCTACTGCCAAAATGGTTTCCAACGATACCACCATTTTTGCTGGTTTCCCTGCTTATTTGGAAGTAGCATTTACAGGAACACCGCCTTGGAGATTTACTTACACAGAAAATGGCACGATTGCAGGAACAGTTTCGGATATTTACGCCAATCCTTATGTATTAGAAGTATATCCAGATCAAGAAACAACTTACGGTTTGGCAATGATGCGTGATGCTGCCTGCAATGGCAATGTGTCGGGCAACATGAAGGTCGGCTTGGAGGATGATACAGATTGTTATAGTTGCCCTTATTTTTTGGTGGAAGAAGTATTGACAGGTGGAGGTTGTTTGATTGTCGAAAATGTGATTTACAGAGGAGATGCAAGGGCTTTGGGTTACTTCAAACGCAAGAACAACATGGACATTGGTTTTACAGAAGGAATCATGTTGTTGACAGGCGATTCTACCAACATCTACGGCCCCAACAACGATGACGGTATTAACAAAGGTGAAGACTTAGGAGAAGGAGGAGATAGTGATTTGGCAAACTTGTTGCCAGGTGCTTCAACAAACGATATCAATGATGCTGCCGTATTGGAATTTGACTTTGTACCGACCTCCGAAACACTGACCTTCAACTATGTGTTTGCATCAGAGGAATACCCCGAATATGTTTGCAGTAACTTCAATGATGTGTTTGCATTTTTTATTAGTGGGCCAGATATTGCAGGTCAAAAGAATATTGCCTTGATTCCCAACTCCAATATTCCAGTGGCCATCAATTCGGTAAATAGGGGTCAAGCCGGGCAAAACTACTTTCCACAAAATTGTACCAGTCTTGCAAATTCGCAATACTATGTAAACAATCCCTTCAATAGTCCCCGTTCTCAAATGGATGGCTACACGGTTCCACTTACTGCAACAGCGACCAACTTGATTCCTTGTCAAACCTATCACATCAAATTGGCGATTGCAGATGTGGGAGATGGCATTTTTGATTCGGCCGTATTTTTGGAGGCAAATAGTTTTAGTGCAGGTAGTGAAATTGATGTGGCTTCAATAGGGTCTGTCAATGGTACTCGCAATGTATTGGAGGGGTGTCAAACGGGACAATTTGTGTTTAAACGGGTCAATTTTACCACCTTAGACGAGCCTTATCCAATTGAATATACAGTCGGTGGAACGGCGATTTCGGGTGTGGATTATACGGGTTTGAATGGGCAAATCATCATCCCTCCTGGCGATACGAGTGTAACAGTCACCATTGAAGCCATCAACGACAATTTGGAAGAACCTGTTGAATCTATTACCCTGACCATCGAAAATGTGCAATGTGATTGTACGTTTGTGCCGCTTTCTGCTTCGCTTTTGTTGTTTGACAATACCAATGTAGATGCTGGCGAAAACCAAGTAATTTGTGAAGGTGAATCGGTACAATTATCTGCAAGTGGGGGCAAAAATCATCTGTGGAGTCCAGCCGAAGGTTTGAGCAGTGTGAATACGGCTTCACCTGTGGCAAGTCCGACTTCCAGCACTTGGTACACAGTGATTGCAGAAGACGATTTGGGCTGTACGGTAGTGGATTCGGTGAGGGTGTTTGTTGAAGCATTGCCCTATTTACCTGATACAATGGTGAATGTGGTCTTGTGTTTTGACGAAGTGCGGGAGATTCAATTGACGGATTACAACAAGATTTCGGACTATACTTATACATGGTCTCCTGCAATGGGACTCAACAATCCCAAAATTCCCAACCCTGTTGCGACCATTTCCGAAAGTGTTACCTACACTTTGACGGTTAGGAATCAACAAGGATGTGAAACCGAACAAATATTTGAGTTTTTGGTGGACAATGTAGGCAATCAAATTGAACTACAAGATATACGCCTGTGTCCCGACAAGACAACCTTGTTGGATGCGGGAGAAGGTTTTTCCTCCTATGAATGGTCGAATGGTGAAACGACGCAAATCATTGAAGTGAGTGAAGCGGGAGTCTATTCTGTTTTGGCAATGGATACAACGGGTTGTCAGTCTTCGGGCATGGCAGAAGTGCTGTTTGAAGAAGCTGCTGAACCTTCTATTGTAGGCGAATTGCAGTTTGTAGGTGGTGGAGGCAGCACTTCAATTGGCACAGGCTTTTTTGATGACTATTTGTGGTCGAATGGTCAAACGACTGCAAATGTGTTGGTGACAGAAGCGGGAGTGTATGCGGTGACTGTTACCAATTCGGTAGGTTGCACAGGCATTGCAGAAGTTATGGTGGAAGAAGTGTTGGTAGATGGATATTTGATTCCCAATGCTTTTTCGCCCAACCGAGATGGAGTAAACGATACTTGGGGAGTATTTGGACCAAATATTGTTTCGCTGGATTTATATGTCTTCAATCGTTGGGGAAAGGAAATTTTTCATGCCCAAAGCACGGGCAGTGACTGGGATGGAACTTACAATTTTGAAGACCAACCCATTGGTACCTATGTTTATTATGGACAATTGACGCTGCTAAACGGAGAAATTAAGACCTTTCAAGGGAATGTTACTTTGATTCGGTAA
- the ribD gene encoding bifunctional diaminohydroxyphosphoribosylaminopyrimidine deaminase/5-amino-6-(5-phosphoribosylamino)uracil reductase RibD: MQAKNPNTSDHSSHQKFMHRAIQLAQKGLGSVAPNPMVGAVIVHQNRIIGEGWHERYGEGHAEVNAIASVKKEDLPLLPESTIYVTLEPCAHYGKTPPCANLLVKYRIKKAVIGCLDPNPKVKGRGIEILKEAGIEVITGIAAEKCRHLTRRFLTFHQQHRPYIILKWAQTADGFFAPKTAGKQEWISNSIAKRLSHRWRTEEAAILVGRKTAEIDNPQLTARLWTGKNPMRLVIDKDLQLKPTLHLFDQTVPTIVFTAKKADSLQNLTFRTLDFSQNIVPQILEYLHEQQINSLIVEGGRQVLQSFIDLELWDEARVFGGNQYWGEGISAPILKSVEKADYEWIGDNELSAIYRKT; this comes from the coding sequence ATGCAAGCAAAAAATCCCAATACCTCTGACCATTCTTCACACCAAAAATTCATGCACCGAGCCATTCAACTTGCCCAAAAAGGATTGGGCAGCGTAGCCCCCAACCCGATGGTTGGCGCAGTGATTGTGCATCAAAACCGCATCATTGGCGAAGGCTGGCACGAGCGATATGGTGAAGGACACGCAGAAGTCAATGCCATTGCTTCGGTCAAAAAAGAGGATTTACCCTTACTCCCCGAATCCACCATCTATGTCACCTTAGAGCCATGCGCCCACTATGGCAAAACGCCGCCTTGCGCCAATCTGCTGGTAAAATATCGCATCAAGAAGGCTGTCATTGGTTGTTTAGATCCCAATCCAAAAGTCAAAGGTCGAGGAATAGAAATATTGAAGGAGGCAGGTATTGAAGTGATCACAGGCATTGCAGCCGAAAAATGCCGACACCTTACCCGCCGTTTTTTGACCTTTCACCAACAGCATCGCCCCTATATTATCCTGAAGTGGGCGCAAACGGCAGACGGTTTTTTTGCTCCCAAAACAGCGGGCAAACAAGAATGGATCAGCAATAGCATTGCCAAACGTTTGTCACACCGTTGGCGGACAGAAGAAGCCGCTATTTTGGTGGGGCGAAAAACGGCTGAAATAGACAATCCACAATTGACTGCAAGACTTTGGACGGGAAAAAATCCGATGCGCTTGGTCATAGACAAAGACCTTCAATTGAAGCCCACACTCCATCTATTTGACCAAACTGTTCCTACTATCGTTTTTACTGCAAAAAAAGCCGACTCCCTTCAAAACCTCACCTTCCGAACCTTAGATTTCTCCCAAAATATCGTACCCCAAATCCTTGAATATCTGCACGAACAGCAAATCAATTCCCTCATTGTAGAAGGTGGTCGACAAGTGTTGCAATCTTTTATTGATTTAGAGCTTTGGGACGAAGCAAGAGTTTTTGGAGGGAATCAGTATTGGGGTGAAGGCATTTCTGCTCCGATATTGAAGTCGGTAGAAAAGGCAGATTATGAATGGATTGGAGACAATGAACTAAGCGCAATTTATCGGAAAACCTAA
- a CDS encoding PD-(D/E)XK nuclease family transposase yields the protein MTINIPDKYINPLTELQKRPQALQERIFEKLFEAAEIAKFTPAEREAYQSSLKYYRDLKNVVDTSLEEGVELGLKKAALCMKKVGMSFGIISEHTGLSEQEIEGL from the coding sequence ATGACAATCAACATACCTGATAAATACATCAACCCTTTGACCGAACTGCAAAAACGCCCGCAAGCCTTGCAGGAGCGGATTTTCGAAAAACTATTTGAAGCCGCCGAAATTGCCAAGTTCACCCCTGCCGAGCGAGAAGCCTATCAGAGCAGTTTGAAGTACTACCGAGATTTGAAGAATGTGGTAGATACCTCTTTGGAGGAAGGTGTTGAGTTAGGCTTAAAGAAAGCCGCACTCTGTATGAAAAAGGTAGGAATGTCTTTTGGTATAATTTCAGAACATACAGGTTTAAGTGAACAGGAAATTGAGGGTTTATAA
- a CDS encoding RHS repeat-associated core domain-containing protein: protein MKDHLGNIRLWVSDLGNDGIIETSSEILQEKHYYPFGMEMEGPWMQSGANNPYQYNGKELVSDFGLNLLDYGARWYDAGAARWWSVDPLGEEMSAWSPYNYVFDNPIKLTDPDGKSPDNLYRNEAGDLVAVERNNNQNDNFYTIDNNGDVTLDVSRNNQVDGFNRLTDVEKNQVVNYVDEVNSSTIRIEDKVNQNGLTEEQSNNIITTPVTGAVVTRSATLGTPLARGTITPRTAIGAFQTREGNDNVKIVTAGDPINPGGFSGVVPTGTLPTPVRGTSVAIAPNSLPRNQTITKEGFNGNMRVISLTDNNGNIVPTN, encoded by the coding sequence ATCAAAGACCACTTAGGCAATATCCGCCTATGGGTCAGTGACTTAGGCAATGACGGAATTATAGAAACCTCCTCCGAAATACTGCAAGAAAAACATTATTATCCTTTCGGGATGGAAATGGAAGGACCTTGGATGCAGAGTGGGGCGAACAATCCTTATCAATACAATGGGAAGGAATTGGTTTCGGATTTTGGGCTGAACCTACTCGACTATGGGGCGAGGTGGTATGATGCGGGTGCGGCGAGGTGGTGGAGTGTGGATCCTTTGGGGGAGGAAATGAGTGCTTGGTCTCCTTACAATTATGTGTTTGATAATCCAATTAAACTAACTGACCCTGATGGTAAAAGCCCAGATAATTTATATAGAAATGAGGCAGGCGATTTAGTCGCTGTTGAAAGGAATAACAATCAAAATGATAATTTTTACACTATTGATAATAATGGAGATGTAACACTTGATGTTTCTCGAAATAATCAAGTTGACGGTTTTAATCGACTAACTGATGTAGAAAAAAATCAAGTTGTTAATTATGTTGATGAAGTTAATTCTTCTACTATAAGAATTGAAGATAAGGTTAATCAAAATGGATTAACAGAAGAACAATCTAATAATATTATTACAACACCTGTAACTGGTGCTGTTGTAACACGCTCTGCAACATTGGGAACACCTCTTGCAAGGGGAACAATAACTCCTAGGACAGCTATTGGAGCTTTTCAAACAAGGGAAGGTAATGATAATGTAAAAATAGTTACAGCTGGTGACCCTATAAATCCTGGTGGTTTTTCAGGTGTAGTTCCTACAGGAACCTTACCTACTCCAGTTAGAGGAACAAGTGTTGCTATTGCTCCAAATAGTTTACCACGAAATCAGACAATAACTAAAGAAGGTTTTAATGGCAACATGAGAGTTATTTCTCTTACTGACAATAATGGAAATATAGTTCCCACAAATTAA